From a single Brassica napus cultivar Da-Ae chromosome C9, Da-Ae, whole genome shotgun sequence genomic region:
- the LOC111209429 gene encoding glutathione S-transferase T3-like codes for MDSRDPLNPYSQSPCSSFVGFLNSQTFPYESYGSPHHFGASDIPAFSEQPRNPPVAPENPPVASRERRNWTPADDKVLISGWLNTSKDAVVGVDQNKGTLWKRVGEFYESSPHAKASGDNREHLNCKQRWHKINDYTKKFCAAYAAAERQKSSGQNDNDLLKLAKDIYFADHGKKFTLDHAWCVLSYEQKWLSLNTPKPAGNSKRKETCSQASSSSVGDPEVRPEGIKAAKAKKKNSAPLRSLSECQTVWEMKKEDLLMRKEDLLIKERLTKLAILDTLLAKKDPLTEPEEATKNKLLALI; via the coding sequence ATGGATTCAAGGGATCCATTGAATCCTTATAGTCAGTCTCCTTGTTCTAGTTTCGTCGGCTTTCTTAACAGCCAGACCTTTCCTTATGAAAGTTATGGTTCTCCTCATCACTTTGGAGCATCAGACATCCCTGCTTTTAGTGAACAGCCGCGAAATCCTCCAGTTGCACCCGAAAACCCACCTGTTGCCTCTAGGGAGCGAAGGAACTGGACTCCAGCCGATGACAAGGTGTTAATAAGTGGATGGCTAAACACATCTAAGGATGCTGTTGTTGGCGTTGATCAAAATAAAGGGACATTATGGAAACGAGTTGGTGAGTTCTATGAGTCAAGTCCTCATGCTAAAGCTAGTGGTGATAATCGTGAGCATCTCAActgtaagcagaggtggcacAAGATCAATGACTACACGAAAAAATTCTGTGCTGCATACGCTGCAGCTGAGAGACAGAAGAGTTCTGGTCAGAATGACAATGATCTGCTCAAGCTGGCCAAAGACATCTACTTTGCGGATCACGGGAAAAAATTCACTCTTGACCATGCTTGGTGTGTGTTGAGTTATGAGCAGAAATGGCTCAGCCTTAACACTCCTAAGCCTGCTGGGAATTCAAAGCGAAAAGAGACATGTTCTCAAGCTTCAAGCAGCTCCGTTGGTGATCCTGAGGTCCGTCCTGAAGGAATCAAGGCGGCGAAGGCTAAAAAGAAGAATTCCGCACCATTAAGGTCTCTGTCGGAGTGTCAGACCGTTtgggagatgaagaaggaggatCTCTTGATGAGGAAGGAGGATCTCTTGATCAAGGAGAGACTAACAAAGCTTGCGATTCTTGACACACTTCTAGCCAAGAAAGATCCTCTTACTGAGCCTGAAGAAGCAACTAAGAATAAGCTGCTGGCTTTGATCTAA